A portion of the Glycine max cultivar Williams 82 chromosome 10, Glycine_max_v4.0, whole genome shotgun sequence genome contains these proteins:
- the LOC102669435 gene encoding agamous-like MADS-box protein AGL62, producing the protein MESNNMPDLNGVAKKTKGRQKIEMKKMRNESNLRVTFSKRRTGVFKTASELATLCGVDVAVIMFSPGNRVFSFGSPSVDSVVQRYKTQGPPPLLTLDLNKVHSTVDEVELHTHLHCLSNQIAIEKKRTKDLNHLAKAAEDQFWWARPIESMTDSQLDKYKKMLEEFKRQLKEKRGNLN; encoded by the coding sequence ATGGAGTCAAACAACATGCCAGACTTGAACGGTGTCGCTAAGAAGACTAAAGGTCGACAAAAGATCGAAATGAAGAAGATGAGAAACGAGAGTAACCTTCGGGTGACATTCTCGAAGCGTCGCACTGGGGTTTTCAAGACAGCCAGTGAGCTTGCAACCCTTTGTGGCGTGGATGTCGCTGTGATTATGTTCTCACCCGGTAATCGAGTATTTTCGTTTGGCAGTCCCAGTGTTGATTCTGTTGTCCAACGCTATAAGACACAGGGCCCACCTCCCCTCCTTACCTTGGACCTCAACAAGGTTCACTCCACTGTGGACGAAGTTGAGCTCCACACACACCTCCACTGCTTGTCCAACCAAATTGCTATTGAGAAGAAGCGCACAAAGGATTTAAATCATTTAGCGAAGGCTGCAGAGGATCAGTTCTGGTGGGCTAGGCCTATTGAAAGCATGACCGATTCCCAACTTGACAAGTATAAGAAGATGTTAGAGGAGTTTAAGAGACAACTCAAAGAAAAACGTGGGAACCTCAACTGA
- the LOC102669576 gene encoding uncharacterized protein, with amino-acid sequence MVAAIGQYEPHLPIPSYHDIRVPLLKKEVEYTENLIKGHREQRVKHGCTIMSDAWTDPKQRCIINFLINSQVGTMFLKSVDGFDFLKMGEKIFELFDATVEEVGEENVVQVVTDNGSNYVLAGKLLEEKRKHIYWTPCAAHCIDLMLEDIGKLPLIRMTIRRAINLVGFIYAYSSTLSLLRNFTNKRKLVRHAITRFATSYLTLERLHKEKANIRNMFTSDEWTLNKLSKELKGKEATKVVLMPFFLE; translated from the coding sequence ATGGTTGCAGCCATTGGTCAATATGAGCCACATTTGCCCATTCCTAGCTATCATGACATCAGAGTTCCACTCCTGAAGAAGGAAGTTGAATATactgaaaatttgataaaaggCCACAGGGAGCAACGGGTCAAGCATGGTTGTACTATTATGTCTGATGCATGGACTGATCCGAAACAAAGatgcatcattaattttttgattaacTCTCAAGTTGGTACCATGTTTTTGAAGTCTGTTGATGGCTTTGATTTTTTAAAGATGGGTGAAAAGATTTTTGAGTTGTTTGATGCCACTGTGGAGGAAGTTGGAGAAGAGAATGTTGTTCAAGTTGTAACCGATAATGGGAGCAACTATGTTTTAGCGGGTAAGTTGTTGGAGGAGAAAAGGAAACATATTTATTGGACTCCTTGTGCAGCTCATTGTATTGATTTGATGCTGGAAGATATTGGGAAGCTTCCCTTGATAAGGATGACAATTAGAAGGGCAATTAATCTAGTTGGGTTTATCTATGCCTATTCTAGTACCTTAAGTTTGTTGAGAAATTTTACAAACAAGAGGAAATTGGTGAGACATGCTATTACTAGATTTGCCACTTCTTATCTAACCTTAGAAAGGCTCCACAAAGAGAAAGCCAATATTAGAAATATGTTTACTTCTGATgaatggaccttgaacaagctatCTAAGGAGCTTAAGGGAAAAGAAGCTACAAAGGTAGTGCTcatgcctttttttttggaatag